From a region of the Actinomycetota bacterium genome:
- a CDS encoding bifunctional (p)ppGpp synthetase/guanosine-3',5'-bis(diphosphate) 3'-pyrophosphohydrolase yields the protein MPASETEAEQTTPDTGDVAVGAPSDAPAPSDAPAPHAPPHQRPRPSGVKGVLARLPRPTRELVPSAITALLAAIRESSPKVDVREVARAFEYAEAAHDGQRRWSGEAYITHPVAVAEKLARLGLDTDTIVAALLHDVVEDTPASLGQITDLFGDEVARLVDGVTKLDRLNVDSKEQQQAETLRKMILAMASDIRVLLVKLADRLHNMETIDALPRDKQKRIAQETLDIYAPLAHRLGIQQFKLTLEDLAFQTLHPKRYGEIVAMVSDRQPEREVHLEEVIGEVKDKLRELKLKGEVTGRPKHFYSIYEKMVVRGVEFDEIHDLVGIRVIVNNVRDCYAVLGQIHATWRPIPGRFKDYVAMPKFNLYQSLHTTVVGHKGRPLEIQIRTKAMHRTAEYGVAAHWKYKESNRTKHSDLQWLQQMLEWQQEVREPADYLDSLRIDLYADAVFVFTPAGDVKELPAGATPIDFAYAVHTEVGHRCIGARINGRLVPLDYELTNGDVVEVLTSKAEDAGPSRDWLKNAVSPRAKSKIRAYFNRERREDAIERGREALIRALRKRGLSYDRVASAGHLAAVASDLSYKDVDALLRAIGGNHLAVGTVTQQLTGRVAGELPKAEPPVLLPRRRAHQDVATSDGVRVHGAEGLLSKLARCCTPVPGDAITGFVTRGRGVSVHRQDCPNLTDLAEHQQDRLVSVSWNAHAASTFLVSIQVEAIDRKHLLRDITAVLGDLHINILSAQVTTRRDRVAVLRFSFELADPAHLEYILRSVKRVEGVYDAYRLIPQRRDEAAPAGR from the coding sequence GTGCCAGCCAGCGAGACCGAGGCCGAGCAGACGACGCCTGACACCGGCGACGTCGCCGTTGGCGCGCCCTCGGATGCTCCCGCGCCCTCGGATGCTCCCGCGCCCCACGCCCCGCCGCACCAGCGGCCACGCCCGTCGGGCGTGAAGGGCGTCCTGGCTCGCCTCCCGCGCCCGACCCGCGAGCTGGTGCCCAGCGCCATCACCGCGCTGTTGGCCGCGATCCGCGAGTCCAGCCCCAAGGTCGACGTCCGCGAGGTCGCGCGGGCGTTCGAGTACGCCGAGGCGGCGCACGACGGCCAGCGACGCTGGTCGGGCGAGGCCTACATCACCCATCCCGTCGCGGTCGCGGAGAAGCTCGCCCGCCTCGGTCTGGACACCGACACGATCGTCGCGGCGCTCCTGCACGACGTCGTCGAGGACACCCCGGCGTCACTGGGCCAGATCACCGACCTGTTCGGTGACGAGGTCGCCCGGCTGGTCGACGGCGTCACCAAGCTCGACCGGCTCAACGTCGACTCGAAGGAACAGCAGCAGGCCGAGACCCTGCGCAAGATGATCCTGGCGATGGCCAGCGACATCCGGGTGCTGCTGGTCAAGCTCGCCGACCGCCTGCACAACATGGAGACGATCGACGCCCTCCCGCGCGACAAGCAGAAGCGCATCGCGCAGGAGACCCTGGACATCTACGCCCCGCTGGCCCACCGGCTGGGGATCCAGCAGTTCAAGCTCACCCTGGAGGACCTGGCCTTCCAGACCCTGCACCCCAAGCGCTACGGCGAGATCGTCGCGATGGTCTCCGACCGCCAGCCGGAACGCGAGGTCCACCTCGAGGAGGTCATCGGTGAGGTCAAGGACAAGCTCCGCGAGCTGAAGCTCAAGGGGGAGGTCACCGGCCGCCCCAAGCACTTCTACTCGATCTACGAGAAGATGGTCGTCCGCGGCGTCGAGTTCGACGAGATCCACGACCTGGTCGGGATCCGGGTGATCGTGAACAACGTCCGCGACTGCTACGCGGTGCTGGGCCAGATCCACGCGACGTGGCGGCCGATCCCGGGGCGCTTCAAGGACTACGTCGCGATGCCCAAGTTCAACCTGTACCAGTCGCTGCACACGACCGTCGTGGGGCACAAGGGCCGGCCGCTGGAGATCCAGATCCGGACCAAGGCGATGCACCGCACCGCCGAGTACGGAGTGGCGGCCCACTGGAAGTACAAGGAGTCCAACCGCACCAAGCACAGCGATCTGCAGTGGCTGCAGCAGATGCTCGAGTGGCAGCAGGAGGTCCGCGAGCCGGCCGACTACCTCGACTCGCTCAGGATCGACCTGTACGCCGACGCGGTCTTCGTGTTCACCCCGGCCGGGGACGTCAAGGAACTGCCCGCCGGTGCCACCCCGATCGACTTCGCCTACGCCGTCCACACCGAGGTCGGTCACCGCTGCATCGGAGCGCGCATCAACGGGCGGTTGGTCCCGCTGGACTACGAACTGACCAACGGCGACGTCGTCGAGGTCCTGACCTCCAAGGCCGAGGACGCGGGACCGTCACGCGACTGGCTCAAGAACGCGGTTTCGCCGCGCGCCAAGAGCAAGATCCGGGCGTACTTCAACCGTGAACGCCGCGAGGACGCGATCGAGCGCGGGCGCGAAGCCCTGATCCGGGCGCTGCGCAAGAGGGGCCTGTCGTACGACCGCGTCGCCAGCGCCGGGCACCTCGCCGCGGTGGCGAGCGACCTGTCGTACAAGGACGTCGACGCGCTGCTGCGTGCCATCGGCGGGAACCACCTGGCGGTCGGGACCGTCACCCAGCAGCTGACCGGCCGGGTCGCCGGTGAGCTGCCCAAGGCCGAACCACCGGTGTTGCTGCCGCGGCGCCGTGCCCACCAGGACGTCGCCACCAGCGACGGCGTCCGAGTCCACGGCGCGGAGGGCCTGCTGAGCAAGCTCGCCCGGTGCTGCACCCCCGTCCCGGGCGATGCGATCACCGGGTTCGTCACCCGCGGGCGGGGCGTGTCGGTTCACCGCCAGGACTGTCCCAACCTGACCGATCTGGCCGAACATCAGCAGGATCGGCTGGTGTCGGTGTCGTGGAACGCCCACGCCGCCTCGACCTTCCTGGTCTCCATCCAGGTCGAGGCGATCGACCGCAAGCACTTGCTCCGCGACATCACCGCGGTCCTCGGCGACCTGCACATCAACATCCTGTCGGCGCAGGTGACGACGCGCCGCGACCGCGTCGCGGTGCTGCGGTTCTCGTTCGAGCTCGCCGACCCCGCCCACCTGGAGTACATCCTGCGGTCCGTCAAGCGCGTCGAGGGCGTGTACGACGCGTACCGCCTGATCCCGCAGCGCCGCGACGAGGCCGCCCCGGCGGGGCGCTGA
- a CDS encoding adenine phosphoribosyltransferase has translation MDAEPLRALIRDIPDFPQRGVTFKDVTPLLLDHVAFSTVVDAIVVSFGRGNIDKVVGIEARGFIIAAPVAYHFGAGFVPLRKAGKLPAATHAVTYELEYGTETLEVHADAIRDGDRVLIVDDVLATGGTSRAAVELVEGLGGKVSGLAFMIELGFLGGAERLVGYEYVSLLRY, from the coding sequence ATCGACGCCGAGCCGCTCCGGGCGCTGATCCGCGACATCCCGGACTTCCCGCAGCGGGGAGTGACCTTCAAGGACGTCACCCCGCTCCTCCTCGATCACGTCGCGTTCTCCACGGTCGTGGACGCGATCGTGGTCAGCTTCGGGCGCGGCAACATCGACAAGGTCGTCGGGATCGAGGCGCGGGGGTTCATCATCGCCGCGCCGGTCGCCTACCACTTCGGCGCGGGCTTCGTCCCGCTGCGCAAGGCCGGGAAGCTCCCCGCCGCCACCCACGCGGTCACCTACGAGCTCGAGTACGGCACCGAGACCCTCGAGGTCCACGCCGACGCGATCCGCGACGGCGACCGCGTCCTGATCGTCGACGACGTCCTGGCGACCGGCGGCACATCCCGAGCCGCGGTCGAGCTGGTGGAGGGGCTGGGCGGGAAGGTGTCGGGCCTGGCGTTCATGATCGAGCTGGGGTTCCTCGGCGGCGCCGAGCGGTTGGTCGGGTACGAATACGTCAGCCTCCTGCGGTACTGA
- the secF gene encoding protein translocase subunit SecF, whose amino-acid sequence MRRRPSFDFVGRSRLWFTVSGAIMLLSVLALAVRGLNLSIEFVGGSSFTVSGIDADVTSDQLEDAAVSAGAAIPTAQLVRDGAQVSGAIVRTAAIEPGSDVESAVADALREVGQADNVEVSFVGPTWGERISRKMLEALVVFLIVVVAYISVRLEFKMSVAALVALFHDIVLTAGVYSLFQFNVSPATVIALLTILGYSLYDTAIVFDRIKENTARLGRPGLLTYSGSVNTSMNEVLQRSINTTITSILPVGALLFIGAQALGATTLQDLAIALFVGLATGAYSSLFIAGPFLARWKEHEPEMQRLALRAERREERAGDTSGDGETEPAAADRHEPLEPRGYVRGPGRKPRSQR is encoded by the coding sequence ATGAGGAGACGGCCGTCGTTCGACTTCGTCGGTCGCAGCCGGCTGTGGTTCACCGTCTCCGGCGCGATCATGCTCCTGTCGGTGCTGGCTCTGGCGGTCCGTGGCCTGAACCTCTCGATCGAGTTCGTCGGTGGTTCGTCGTTCACGGTCAGCGGCATCGACGCGGACGTCACGTCGGATCAGCTCGAGGACGCCGCGGTCAGCGCCGGGGCGGCGATCCCCACCGCTCAGCTCGTCCGGGACGGGGCGCAGGTCAGCGGGGCCATCGTGCGCACGGCGGCGATCGAACCGGGGAGCGACGTCGAAAGCGCCGTCGCCGACGCGTTGCGCGAGGTCGGCCAGGCCGACAACGTCGAGGTCTCGTTCGTCGGGCCGACCTGGGGCGAGCGCATCTCGCGGAAGATGCTGGAGGCGTTGGTCGTCTTCCTGATCGTGGTCGTCGCGTACATCTCGGTGCGGCTGGAGTTCAAGATGTCCGTGGCGGCCCTCGTGGCCCTGTTCCACGACATCGTCCTCACCGCCGGCGTGTACTCGCTGTTCCAGTTCAACGTCAGTCCCGCGACCGTCATCGCGCTCCTGACCATCCTCGGGTACTCGCTGTACGACACCGCCATCGTGTTCGACCGCATCAAGGAGAACACCGCCCGGCTGGGCCGCCCGGGACTCCTCACCTACTCGGGGTCGGTCAACACGTCCATGAACGAGGTGCTGCAGCGGTCGATCAACACCACGATCACGTCGATCCTCCCGGTCGGGGCGCTTCTGTTCATCGGGGCGCAGGCGCTGGGTGCCACCACCTTGCAGGACCTGGCGATCGCCTTGTTCGTGGGGCTGGCGACCGGGGCGTACTCGTCGCTGTTCATCGCCGGGCCGTTCCTGGCGCGGTGGAAGGAGCACGAGCCGGAGATGCAGCGGCTGGCCCTACGCGCCGAACGCCGCGAGGAGCGCGCCGGCGACACGTCTGGCGACGGTGAAACCGAGCCGGCCGCGGCCGACCGCCACGAGCCGCTGGAACCCCGCGGGTACGTCCGCGGACCCGGCCGGAAACCGCGCTCGCAGCGGTAG
- the secD gene encoding protein translocase subunit SecD: MNTRGLIGSLIATAVVVTAILVWLLAFGARPRLGLDLRGGISVILTPIAVEGAEVPDDVLDQTIEIIRSRVDSLGVAEPEIARQGSDILVQLPGIEDRERALEIIGKTAKLTFRPVQELFAPGTPQYEAEGPDCTAIDPRPDGPVPDDAEVVVCGESPPDDPETAANEATQPPLKYRLGPAALTGEGVADALATVEQTGQGAFTNTWIVQLDLTSDGARKFADITGELACQRDQVGPDAGRLAIVLDDVVRSDPGMNPGVQCGVGITGGAAIITVGGGEQDARDLALVLRTGALPITLEPSTASNVSPTLGAQSLRAGIIAGLIGLALVAVFITSFYRWLGAVALTGLMVFGVILVGLITLLGEIGFTLTLAGIAGVIVSIGIAADSSILYFERLRDELDTGKTVRTSVVRAFRPAFRTNLTGNTVTIAAAIILYFLAVGPVRGFAFTLGVATALDLVILLGFTRPAVQLLGRTRLISRSTVRAATEPQLVGGSR, encoded by the coding sequence GTGAACACCAGAGGATTGATCGGGTCGTTGATCGCCACCGCCGTGGTGGTGACCGCCATCCTGGTCTGGCTCCTCGCCTTCGGGGCCCGTCCCCGGCTGGGGCTGGATCTGCGTGGCGGGATCAGCGTCATCCTGACGCCGATCGCGGTGGAAGGGGCCGAGGTTCCCGACGACGTCCTGGACCAGACGATCGAGATCATCCGCAGCCGGGTGGACAGCCTGGGGGTGGCGGAGCCGGAGATCGCGCGCCAGGGCTCGGACATCCTGGTGCAGCTGCCGGGCATCGAGGACCGCGAACGGGCTCTGGAGATCATCGGCAAGACCGCCAAGCTCACCTTCCGCCCGGTCCAGGAGCTGTTCGCGCCCGGGACGCCGCAGTACGAGGCGGAGGGCCCCGACTGCACCGCGATCGACCCCCGCCCCGACGGGCCGGTCCCCGACGACGCGGAGGTGGTGGTCTGCGGTGAGTCTCCCCCCGACGACCCGGAGACGGCCGCCAACGAGGCCACCCAGCCGCCGCTGAAGTACCGGCTCGGCCCGGCCGCGCTGACCGGTGAGGGGGTCGCCGACGCGCTCGCCACGGTCGAGCAGACCGGGCAGGGGGCGTTCACCAACACCTGGATCGTCCAGCTCGACCTCACCAGCGACGGGGCACGGAAGTTCGCCGACATCACCGGCGAGCTCGCCTGCCAGCGTGACCAGGTGGGTCCCGATGCCGGCCGGCTGGCGATCGTCCTCGACGACGTGGTGCGCAGCGACCCCGGGATGAACCCCGGCGTCCAGTGTGGGGTGGGCATCACCGGCGGGGCAGCGATCATCACCGTCGGCGGAGGTGAGCAGGACGCCCGCGACCTGGCCCTGGTGCTGCGCACCGGCGCCCTGCCGATCACGCTGGAGCCATCGACCGCGTCGAACGTGTCACCCACGCTCGGTGCACAGTCGCTCCGCGCGGGGATCATCGCCGGGCTGATCGGGCTGGCGCTGGTCGCCGTGTTCATCACGTCGTTCTACCGCTGGCTCGGCGCGGTGGCGTTGACCGGGCTGATGGTCTTCGGGGTGATCCTCGTGGGGCTGATCACCCTGCTCGGTGAGATCGGGTTCACGCTCACCTTGGCGGGGATCGCCGGCGTGATCGTGTCGATCGGGATCGCGGCGGACTCGTCGATCCTGTACTTCGAGCGGCTCCGCGACGAGCTCGACACCGGCAAGACCGTGCGCACCTCGGTGGTGCGCGCCTTCCGCCCGGCCTTCCGCACCAACCTGACCGGGAACACCGTGACGATCGCTGCGGCGATCATCCTGTACTTCCTGGCGGTCGGGCCCGTGCGTGGCTTCGCGTTCACCCTGGGTGTGGCCACCGCCCTGGACCTGGTGATCCTGCTGGGGTTCACCCGGCCGGCCGTGCAGCTGCTGGGTCGGACACGGCTGATCTCGCGGAGCACCGTCCGCGCCGCAACCGAACCCCAGCTGGTGGGAGGTTCACGATGA
- a CDS encoding phosphohydrolase: MSVPLLEKIEQDPTVTAFMKLADQFMAVQGFTEHGFRHASLVGRIAYNVLKYLGGDEALCELAALAGYLHDVGNVASRLNHGLTSAWIAHDALHRIGVDPYRIGIVMSAVGNHEEQYGMSVGPVAAAVILADKSDVHRSRVRAKADTAADIHDRVNYAVTRSFVRVDAEAATITLELDLDESISGLLEYFEIFLDRMIMCRRAARTLGCEFRIAANGTPLA, translated from the coding sequence GTGAGCGTGCCGCTGCTGGAGAAGATCGAGCAGGATCCCACCGTCACCGCGTTCATGAAGCTGGCCGATCAGTTCATGGCGGTGCAGGGGTTCACCGAGCACGGTTTCCGCCACGCCAGCCTCGTCGGCCGCATCGCCTACAACGTGCTGAAGTACCTGGGGGGTGACGAGGCGCTGTGCGAGCTGGCCGCGCTCGCCGGGTACCTCCACGATGTGGGCAACGTCGCCAGTCGGCTCAACCACGGCCTGACGTCGGCGTGGATCGCCCACGACGCGCTGCACCGCATCGGTGTGGACCCCTACCGCATCGGGATCGTGATGTCCGCGGTCGGCAACCACGAAGAGCAGTACGGGATGAGTGTGGGACCGGTCGCGGCCGCCGTGATCCTCGCCGACAAGTCCGACGTGCACCGCAGCCGCGTCCGTGCGAAGGCGGACACCGCCGCGGACATCCACGACCGGGTCAACTACGCGGTGACCCGCTCCTTCGTCCGCGTCGACGCTGAGGCTGCCACCATCACGCTGGAGCTGGATCTGGACGAGTCCATCAGCGGCTTGCTGGAGTACTTCGAGATCTTCCTCGACCGCATGATCATGTGCCGCCGTGCCGCACGGACGCTCGGCTGCGAGTTCCGGATCGCGGCCAACGGCACCCCCCTCGCCTGA
- the yajC gene encoding preprotein translocase subunit YajC has translation MDAFSGLLIPLLFLAVLYFLLIRPQQKRQRQHRDLIASLQKGDDVVTIGGMHGRVQSVADDYVDLEVTDDTVLRFQRQAVARKVTYGEQVEESSKA, from the coding sequence ATGGATGCCTTCAGCGGACTTCTGATCCCGCTGCTGTTCCTGGCGGTGCTGTACTTCCTGTTGATCCGTCCCCAACAGAAACGACAGCGCCAGCACCGCGACCTGATCGCGTCCCTGCAGAAGGGCGACGACGTCGTCACGATCGGCGGCATGCACGGCCGCGTGCAGAGCGTGGCCGACGACTACGTCGACCTGGAGGTGACCGACGACACGGTGCTGCGCTTCCAGCGTCAGGCGGTCGCCCGCAAGGTCACGTACGGCGAGCAGGTCGAGGAGAGCTCGAAGGCGTGA
- the ruvB gene encoding Holliday junction branch migration DNA helicase RuvB, protein MTERSEVLDLAGLPEEDRDEASLRPRRLDEFVGQDRIKRQLELVIRGARGRGQPADHVLLSGPPGLGKTSLAGIIAAELDAQLRATSGPALERPGDVAAILTNLEPGDVLFVDEIHRMPRQVEEVLYPAMEDFQIDIVVGKGPAARSIRLDLPRFTLVGATTRTGLMTSPLRDRFGFAAHLEFYAAAELQRIVTRSARLLSVALDDGGAGEIARRSRGTPRIANRLLRRVRDYAQVEADGRIDADVARAALAVFEVDEVGLDRLDLRILEAVVRRFGGGPVGLTTLATAVGEEPDTIEDVVEPFLIQQGLIQRTPRGRVATPAAHGHLGVPAPRPDGVDPTLFA, encoded by the coding sequence GTGACCGAGCGCAGTGAGGTGCTGGACCTGGCGGGCCTACCGGAGGAGGACCGCGACGAGGCGTCGCTGCGGCCACGGCGGCTGGACGAGTTCGTCGGCCAGGACCGCATCAAGCGCCAGCTGGAGCTGGTCATCCGTGGGGCGCGGGGCCGGGGCCAACCCGCCGACCACGTCCTGCTGAGCGGGCCTCCGGGTCTCGGGAAGACGTCGCTGGCGGGCATCATCGCCGCGGAGCTCGACGCGCAACTGCGCGCGACCTCCGGCCCGGCACTGGAACGCCCCGGTGACGTCGCCGCCATCCTGACCAACCTCGAACCCGGTGACGTGCTCTTCGTCGACGAGATCCACCGCATGCCCCGGCAGGTCGAGGAGGTCCTGTACCCGGCGATGGAGGACTTCCAGATCGACATCGTGGTCGGGAAGGGTCCCGCAGCACGGTCGATCCGCCTGGACCTGCCCCGCTTCACGTTGGTGGGGGCCACCACGCGGACCGGGCTCATGACCTCACCGCTGCGCGACCGGTTCGGGTTCGCCGCCCACCTCGAGTTCTACGCAGCGGCGGAACTGCAGCGGATCGTGACCCGGTCCGCACGGTTGCTGTCGGTGGCGCTCGACGACGGTGGCGCCGGCGAGATCGCCCGCCGGTCGCGCGGCACGCCCCGCATCGCCAACCGGCTCCTGCGCCGGGTGCGTGACTACGCCCAGGTGGAGGCCGACGGCCGTATCGACGCCGACGTCGCCCGAGCCGCACTGGCCGTGTTCGAGGTCGACGAGGTCGGCCTGGACCGCCTGGATCTGCGCATCCTCGAAGCGGTCGTGCGCCGCTTCGGCGGTGGCCCCGTGGGCCTGACCACCCTGGCGACCGCGGTCGGGGAGGAGCCCGACACGATCGAGGACGTGGTGGAGCCGTTCCTGATCCAGCAGGGCCTCATCCAGCGCACGCCCCGCGGTCGCGTCGCCACGCCGGCCGCCCACGGTCACCTCGGCGTCCCCGCGCCCCGCCCCGACGGTGTCGACCCGACCCTGTTCGCGTAG
- the ruvA gene encoding Holliday junction branch migration protein RuvA has translation MIAQLRGSVSARGSSPSGDAAQVVVDVGGVGYLVVVPAGLAGRLPGPGGDVELHTSLQVREDSMTLYGFPTAEARDLFEALLTASGVGPKLALAALSTLAPDALRRAVGGGDVDALMVVPGIGRKSAQRLVLELRDKLGPGGQADVVTVAAAGATALGEVRLALLELGYSAAEAQRAVEPLLDDGDVGELLRAALRSLAGAGQ, from the coding sequence ATGATCGCACAGCTGAGGGGCAGCGTCTCCGCTCGCGGCAGCTCCCCATCGGGTGACGCGGCCCAGGTCGTGGTGGACGTGGGCGGGGTCGGCTACCTGGTGGTGGTCCCCGCCGGGCTCGCCGGCCGGCTCCCGGGACCCGGCGGTGACGTCGAGCTGCACACGTCGCTCCAGGTCCGTGAGGACTCCATGACCCTGTACGGGTTCCCCACCGCGGAGGCGAGAGACCTGTTCGAGGCGCTGCTGACGGCGTCGGGGGTCGGGCCCAAGCTGGCGTTGGCGGCGCTGTCCACGCTCGCGCCCGACGCACTGCGACGGGCCGTGGGCGGCGGCGACGTCGATGCGCTCATGGTCGTGCCCGGCATCGGTCGCAAGAGCGCCCAGCGGCTGGTGCTCGAGCTGCGCGACAAGCTCGGCCCCGGCGGACAGGCGGACGTCGTGACCGTCGCCGCGGCTGGGGCGACTGCCCTGGGCGAGGTCCGCCTGGCCCTCCTGGAGCTCGGCTACAGCGCGGCGGAAGCGCAGCGAGCGGTCGAGCCGCTGCTCGACGACGGCGACGTCGGCGAGCTTCTGCGGGCGGCTCTGCGGTCTCTTGCCGGGGCGGGCCAGTGA
- the ruvC gene encoding crossover junction endodeoxyribonuclease RuvC: MRVLGVDPGLTRCGLGVVDGPPAAPSAIAMDVVRTAADLPIERRLAALHVAVADAIDRHGPDVVACERVLFSANARTAMGVGQAAGVALLAAAQAGLPVASYTPTDVKLTVAGHGTADKQAVARMVAAQLRLPQRPTPADVSDALAVALCHLARARQVGDADEANASGRLRSAEAAAEADGPKDWEAVLDRPHVRAVGGTRGER; encoded by the coding sequence CTGCGCGTCCTGGGGGTCGACCCGGGGCTGACCCGGTGTGGCCTGGGCGTCGTCGACGGACCACCGGCGGCGCCCTCGGCGATCGCGATGGACGTCGTCCGGACCGCCGCGGACCTGCCGATCGAGCGACGCCTGGCTGCACTGCACGTCGCGGTCGCCGACGCGATCGACCGTCACGGACCCGACGTCGTGGCGTGCGAGCGGGTGCTGTTCTCCGCCAACGCCCGCACCGCCATGGGCGTCGGACAGGCGGCCGGAGTGGCGCTGCTGGCGGCGGCTCAGGCGGGCTTGCCGGTGGCCAGCTACACCCCAACCGACGTCAAGTTGACGGTGGCTGGTCACGGCACCGCCGACAAGCAGGCGGTGGCCCGGATGGTGGCGGCCCAGCTGAGGCTCCCGCAGCGTCCCACGCCCGCGGATGTGTCCGACGCTCTGGCGGTCGCCCTGTGCCACCTGGCACGTGCCCGGCAGGTCGGTGATGCCGACGAGGCGAACGCCTCTGGCCGGCTGCGCAGCGCCGAAGCGGCGGCCGAGGCTGACGGTCCCAAGGACTGGGAGGCCGTCCTCGACCGGCCGCACGTCCGTGCGGTGGGCGGGACGCGAGGTGAGCGATGA